A single genomic interval of Danio aesculapii chromosome 5, fDanAes4.1, whole genome shotgun sequence harbors:
- the yipf6 gene encoding protein YIPF6: MAETEDSNKPLFAGLSDISISEDIPVEGDISVPVGSQNADNDFSTLDEPVKDTILRDLRAVGQKFVHVMYPKKSSALLRDWDLWGPLLLCVTLALMLQGGSADSEEDGRPQFAEVFVIIWFGSVIITLNSKLLGGTISFFQSLCVLGYCILPLTVAMIVCRIVLLGGSGVVSFAVRLVVVTASFSWSTFASTAFLADSQPANRKALVVYPVFLFYFVIGWMILTFSPSH, from the exons ATGGCGGAAACGGAGGACTCAAACAAGCCTTTG TTTGCTGGTTTGTCAGACATCTCAATCTCAGAGGACATCCCAGTGGAGGGAGATATATCTGTGCCAGTGGGCTCGCAGAACGCTGACAATGATTTCTCCACACTGGACGAACCTGTCAAAGACACTATT CTGAGGGATCTGAGAGCTGTTGGACAGAAGTTTGTGCATGTGATGTACCCAAAGAAAAGCTCTGCCCTACTCCGAGACT GGGATTTATGGGGACCTCTCCTGCTCTGTGTCACTCTGGCTTT AATGCTGCAGGGTGGGTCTGCTGACAGTGAGGAGGATGGCAGGCCACAGTTTGCAGAAGTCTTTGTCATCATCTGGTTCGGTTCTGTAATCATCACCCTCAACTCCAAACTCTTGGGAGGAACTAT ATCGTTTTTCCAGAGTCTGTGTGTGTTGGGCTACTGTATTCTTCCTCTGACTGTGGCTATGATAGTTTGCCGCATTGTTCTTCTGGGCGGCTCAGGCGTTGTCAGTTTTGCTGTCCGTCTTGTAGTCGTCACTGCATCCTTCAGCTGGTCAACGTTTG CCTCCACAGCATTTCTTGCAGACAGCCAACCAGCCAATAGGAAAGCCCTGGTTGTGTATCCAGTGTTCCTCTTCTACTTCGTGATTGGCTGGATGATCTTGACATTCTcaccatctcattag